A region from the Medicago truncatula cultivar Jemalong A17 chromosome 6, MtrunA17r5.0-ANR, whole genome shotgun sequence genome encodes:
- the LOC25480611 gene encoding ABC transporter C family member 10, translating to MVDVWSFICGDCGFSKNGGKPFCYDINFLKDPSSCINHLMVTFLDVFLLIMLLFMMFLKISSRPFWSLVRYSNLQLVSAITNGFLGLLQISLGIWILKEKLRKNHEFFPLKEWLLEIFHGFTWLSVSLTVSLQLKQPSRACLWICFVPMFFVCGTLCTLSMSYAIGAGKLSLKAALNVLSFPGAVLLLLGTYKACQCEDANREIGESLYAPLNCHFNEVDPISNVTPFCKAGFFSKISFWWLNPLMKTSQEKTLQDEDIPKLREFDRAETCYLTFVEQLNKQRQCESSKHSSILWTIILCHQREILVTGLFAFFKVLALSFTPLLLNAFIMVAEGNESFKYEGYILAMSLFFIKIIESLSQRQWYFRTRLVGMKVRSQLTATISKKILRLSNTARLVHSGGEIMNYMTVDAYRIGEFPFWFHQTWTTILQLCIALVILFRTIGLATLASMAVIVLTVLCNAPLSKLQYKFQSKLMLAQDERLKVSSEALTNMKVLKLYAWENHFKNVVDCLRNVELKLLSSVQLRRTYNVFLFWASPILVSVASFLACYFLEVPLHASNVFTFVATLNLVQDPISSIPDVITAIIQAKVAFARIAVFLNAPELLSKNLKNECFRVDLKGSISIKSADFSWEGNALKPTLRSINFEVRHGQKVAICGKVGSGKSTLLATILGEVPKTKGIIDVHGKFAYVSQTAWIQTGTIRENILFGSEMDDEKYLETLKRSSLLKDLELFCYGDLTEIGERGVNLSGGQKQRIQLARAFYENADIYLLDDPFSAVDAHTAKKLFDEYIIEGLKGKTVLLVTHQVELLPKFDSILLISDGVILQTGPYHQLMTSSQDFQDLINAHKETSDSDQLASVTLSQRHSSSNKCTQAIVLKQFNAPNGNQLIKKEERGKGDTGLKPYLQYLNQMKGYIFFSMTALTDLLFVVFSILQNSWMAANVDNPHVSALKLILVYFTIGAFSIVFIFTRGLLVVALGLQSSNYLFSQLMNSLFRAPMSFYDSTPLGRILSRVSSDLSIIDLDIPFSLTFAVGAPIVFFSSLTVLAVVSWQVLIVAIPMIYVAILMQKYYFALAKEVMRINGTTKSSLANHVAETVAGAATIRAFEDEDRSFEKNLYLIDVNASSFFHIIASNEWLIQRLEIISAIVLTAAALCMVMLPPGTFTSGFIGMALSYGLSLNAALVYSIQHQCTLANYIISVERLNQYMHIKSEAEEIVEENRPPLNWPVAGKVEINDLKIRYRPEGPLVLHGITCTFEPGRKIGIVGRTGCGKSTLISALFRLVEPAGGKIIIDGIDITSIGLHDLRSRLGIIPQDPILFTGTVRYNLDPLSEHTDQEIWEVLGKCQLREVVQGKEEGLNSSVLEDGSNWSMGQRQLFCLGRALLRRSRILVLDEATASIDNSTDLILQKNIRVEFADCTVITVAHRIPTVMDCNMVLAISDGELAEYDEPTNLMKREESLFRKLVIEYWSHFQSAESH from the exons ATGGTTGATGTTTGGAGCTTTATTTGTGGGGACTGTGGTTTTTCTAAGAATGGAGGAAAGCctttttgttatgatataaattttttgaaagatcctTCCTCATGCATCAACCATTTGATGGTAACTTTTTTAGATGTGTTCTTGTTGATCATGTTGTTGTTCATGATGTTCCTTAAGATTTCGTCAAGACCCTTCTGGAGTTTAGTAAGATATTCAAACTTGCAGCTAGTCTCTGCCATAACCAATGGCTTTCTTGGGTTGCTACAAATTTCCTTAGGAATTTGgattttaaaggaaaaattaaggaaaaatCACGAATTCTTTCCTCTTAAGGAGTGGTTGCTAGAAATCTTTCATGGCTTCACATGGTTGTCAGTAAGTTTAACTGTAAGCCTTCAGCTAAAACAACCCTCGAGAGCATGTTTGTGGATTTGTTTTGTTCCTATGTTCTTTGTTTGTGGTACATTATGCACCTTATCCATGTCTTACGCAATTGGCGCCGGAAAATTGTCCCTCAAGGCAGCTTTAAATGTTCTATCTTTTCCAGGAGCGGTTTTATTGTTGTTAGGAACATACAAAGCATGTCAATGTGAAGATGCTAATAGAGAAATTGGTGAAAGTCTTTATGCTCCTTTAAATTGTCATTTCAATGAAGTTGATCCTATTAGCAATGTAACCCCGTTTTGTAAAGCTGGATTCTTTAGTAAGATTTCATTTTGGTGGTTAAATCCATTGATGAAAACGAGTCAAGAAAAAACACTTCAGGATGAGGATATCCCAAAATTAAGAGAGTTTGACCGAGCAGAAACTTGTTATTTGACATTTGTGGaacaattaaacaaacaaaGACAATGTGAATCATCAAAACATTCATCAATTTTATGGACAATCATTTTATGCCACCAGAGAGAAATTTTGGTAACCGGGTTGTTTGCTTTTTTCAAGGTACTCGCTCTATCTTTTACTCCTCTACTTCTGAACGCCTTTATAATGGTTGCTGAGGGTAATGAAAGTTTCAAATATGAAGGTTATATATTAGCCATGTCACTCttctttataaaaatcataGAATCCCTATCACAAAGACAATGGTATTTCCGCACTAGACTTGTTGGAATGAAAGTTAGATCACAACTTACTGCAaccatttctaaaaaaatattaaggttATCCAATACAGCGAGATTGGTTCACTCAGGTGGTGAAATAATGAATTATATGACGGTGGATGCTTATAGAATTGGAGAATTTCCATTTTGGTTTCACCAAACTTGGACAACAATCCTCCAATTGTGTATTGCATTAGTAATCCTTTTCCGCACAATTGGACTAGCAACACTAGCATCAATGGCGGTGATAGTTCTCACCGTGCTTTGCAATGCTCCACTATCAAAGTTACAATACAAATTTCAGAGTAAACTTATGTTGGCACAAGACGAGAGATTAAAGGTTAGTTCTGAAGCTCTCACGAATATGAAAGTGTTGAAACTATATGCATGGGAAAACCATTTTAAAAACGTTGTAGATTGCTTAAGAAATGTGGAACTCAAATTGTTATCTTCCGTGCAATTAAGAAGAACATACAATGTCTTTCTCTTTTGGGCCTCACCAATACTGGTATCTGTTGCCTCTTTTTTGGCATGTTACTTCTTGGAAGTTCCATTGCATGCAAGTAATGTTTTCACATTTGTGGCAACTTTGAACCTTGTTCAAGATCCAATTTCAAGCATTCCGGATGTTATTACAGCGATTATTCAAGCTAAAGTTGCATTTGCTCGAATTGCTGTTTTCCTTAATGCCCCGGAGTTGTTGAGTAAAAATTTGAAGAATGAGTGCTTCCGTGTTGACCTCAAAGGCTCAATTTCAATAAAATCCGCTGACTTTTCATGGGAAGGCAATGCATTAAAGCCAACATTGAGGAGTATAAATTTTGAGGTTAGACATGGCCAAAAGGTGGCTATCTGCGGAAAAGTTGGCTCTGGCAAATCAACCCTTTTAGCAACAATTCTTGGAGAAGTTCCTAAAACAAAGGGAATT ATTGATGTTCATGGGAAGTTCGCATATGTTTCTCAAACAGCATGGATACAAACAGGCACAATACGGGAAAATATCTTGTTTGGATCTGAAATGGATGACGAAAAATATCTAGAAACACTTAAGAGGTCTTCACTTCTAAAGGATCTTGAGTTGTTTTGCTATGGAGACCTTACTGAAATAGGTGAAAGAGGAGTAAATTTAAGTGGAGGTCAGAAGCAGCGAATTCAACTGGCTCGTGCTTTTTATGAGAATGCTGATATATATCTATTGGATGATCCATTTAGTGCTGTTGATGCTCATACTGCAAAGAAATTGTTTGAT GAATACATCATCGAAGGACTCAAAGGGAAAACAGTCTTACTTGTGACACATCAAGTCGAACTCCTCCCGAAGTTTGATTCTATTTTG ttGATATCTGATGGGGTAATCCTACAAACTGGTCCATATCACCAGTTAATGACATCAAGCCAAGACTTCCAAGACCTTATCAATGCTCACAAGGAGACTTCCGATTCTGACCAACTTGCAAGTGTTACTTTATCGCAGAGACATTCAAGTTCCAATAAGTGTACGCAAGCAATCGTATTAAAGCAGTTTAACGCACCAAATGGCAATCAATTGattaagaaagaagaaaggGGGAAAGGAGACACAGGATTGAAGCCTTACTTACAATATCTGAATCAGATGAAAGGCTATATATTCTTCTCAATGACTGCACTCACTGACCTTCTTTTTGTGGTTTTTTCGATATTGCAAAATTCATGGATGGCTGCTAACGTTGACAATCCACATGTCAGCGcattgaaattgattttagtttatttcacTATTGGTGCTTTTTCAATAGTTTTTATATTCACCAGAGGTCTACTTGTAGTTGCTTTAGGTCTTCAatcatcaaattatttattttcacaGTTGATGAACTCCCTCTTCCGAGCACCCATGTCATTTTATGACTCTACACCATTGGGAAGGATACTAAGTAGG GTCTCATCTGATCTGAGCATTATCGATCTCGACATACCATTTAGCCTCACTTTTGCTGTGGGAGctccaattgtttttttttctagtcTAACAGTTTTGGCTGTTGTCTCATGGCAAGTCTTGATAGTGGCTATACCAATGATTTATGTTGCTATTCTCATGCAG AAATACTATTTTGCCTTAGCAAAAGAAGTAATGCGGATAAATGGTACAACAAAATCGTCATTAGCTAATCATGTAGCTGAAACAGTTGCGGGAGCTGCAACAATAAGGGCTTTTGAGGATGAAGATCGTTCTTTTGAGAAGAACCTTTATCTAATTGATGTTAATGCTAGTTCTTTTTTCCATATTATTGCCTCAAATGAGTGGTTGATCCAACGGTTAGAAATAATCAGTGCAATTGTTCTCACCGCTGCAGCACTTTGCATGGTTATGCTCCCTCCTGGAACATTCACATCGG GATTTATTGGCATGGCTCTATCTTATGGCCTATCACTAAACGCTGCCTTAGTATACTCAATTCAACATCAATGCACTCTTGCAAATTACATAATATCAGTGGAGAGACTAAatcaatatatgcatataaaaaGTGAAGCGGAAGAAATAGTTGAAGAAAACCGTCCTCCTTTGAATTGGCCAGTTGCAGGCAAAGTAGAAATAAATGATTTGAAG ATACGATACAGGCCTGAAGGACCACTTGTACTTCATGGGATCACATGCACATTTGAACCAGGCCGCAAGATTGGTATTGTTGGAAGAACAGGCTGTGGGAAATCCACACTTATTAGTGCTCTATTTCGTCTTGTGGAACCAGCAGGAGGGAAAATTATAATCGATGGAATAGACATAACATCTATCGGTCTTCATGATTTGAGGTCACGTTTGGGTATTATACCTCAGGATCCTATCCTTTTTACTGGGACAGTACGATATAATTTGGACCCTTTATCTGAACATACTGATCAAGAGATATGGGAG GTTCTCGGGAAGTGTCAGTTGCGAGAAGTTGTCCAAGGGAAAGAAGAGGGTTTAAACTCCTCAG TTCTTGAAGATGGATCAAACTGGAGTATGGGACAAAGGCAGTTATTCTGTTTAGGGCGCGCTCTTTTGAGGAGAAGTAGGATATTGGTGTTGGACGAAGCAACTGCTTCAATTGATAATTCTACTGATCTTATTCTACAAAAAAACATTAGGGTTGAGTTTGCAGATTGTACAGTGATCACAGTAGCACACAGGATACCAACGGTGATGGATTGCAATATGGTTCTTGCTATAAGTGATG GAGAACTGGCGGAGTATGACGAGCCAACGAACTTGATGAAAAGAGAAGAATCTTTGTTTCGGAAACTTGTTATAGAATACTGGTCTCATTTTCAATCTGCAGAATCGCATTGA